A genomic window from Aestuariirhabdus litorea includes:
- a CDS encoding TerB family tellurite resistance protein produces the protein MLQSLKQFFEQLQEAPQAAEYKHNLELACAVLLMEISKADAETSSEELEQIRSIVNRLGVTTEEIDSLLAMAQAQSAEVTSLHPFVKLVNDQLEYSQKVALVRSMWQVAYTDDQLDKYEEYQIRKLADLLYVAHSDFIRTKIEVLEARQP, from the coding sequence GTGCTGCAATCGCTGAAACAGTTTTTTGAGCAGCTGCAGGAGGCCCCACAGGCAGCTGAGTACAAACATAACCTGGAGCTGGCCTGTGCCGTACTCCTGATGGAGATCAGCAAGGCCGATGCCGAGACCAGCAGCGAAGAGCTTGAGCAGATACGCTCCATCGTAAATCGGCTGGGGGTGACGACCGAGGAGATAGACAGCCTGCTGGCGATGGCGCAAGCTCAATCCGCCGAGGTCACCTCCCTCCACCCCTTCGTCAAGCTGGTAAACGACCAGCTCGAGTATTCGCAGAAGGTGGCCCTGGTCAGGTCGATGTGGCAGGTAGCCTATACCGACGACCAGCTGGATAAATACGAGGAGTACCAGATCCGTAAACTGGCGGACCTACTCTATGTCGCCCACAGTGATTTTATTCGGACCAAAATTGAGGTGCTTGAGGCGCGACAGCCCTAG
- a CDS encoding STAS domain-containing protein: MNAGKIQAAGEHGDYRLKFTGDVRLTLCNSLDQFLDKMFKDPGFHSVLIDLTQTEGIDSTSLGMLAKLAVQAKKRFEYVPTIVSTNPDITRILLSMGFDRVFNLLETAEFEAVPLKEIVCETCSEQVVKGHVLNAHRTLMDLNERNREAFSELVKNLESK, translated from the coding sequence ATGAATGCAGGCAAAATTCAAGCAGCGGGTGAGCATGGTGACTACCGGTTAAAATTTACCGGTGATGTGCGCCTCACACTCTGTAATTCGCTTGATCAGTTTCTTGATAAAATGTTTAAGGATCCGGGTTTTCACTCGGTGCTTATTGACCTTACCCAGACCGAGGGTATCGATAGCACGTCGCTGGGTATGCTGGCCAAGCTGGCGGTACAGGCCAAAAAGCGCTTTGAGTATGTGCCCACCATTGTCTCCACGAATCCCGATATTACCCGTATTCTTTTGAGTATGGGGTTTGACAGGGTCTTCAACCTGCTGGAAACGGCTGAATTTGAAGCGGTACCCCTGAAGGAGATTGTGTGCGAGACCTGCTCCGAGCAGGTGGTTAAGGGGCATGTGCTGAACGCCCATCGTACCCTGATGGATCTTAACGAGCGTAACCGTGAAGCCTTTAGTGAGTTGGTAAAAAACCTGGAAAGCAAATAG
- a CDS encoding MlaA family lipoprotein — translation MSYLFTGWSGVYANELTDPDPWEPMNRKIFQFNEGMDRYLLKPVAEGYVSTVPEPLRGLVSSFYGTSFAPADGVNLMLQGEPSRGLKQLARFLINCTLGMVCLVDVADSFGIEADSTSLGTTLGKWGVGDGPYLMVPLLGPHTLRDAAAIYPSNRMWPVTYVEGWERRAVLQTGLAVEKRASLLKAEELIIGDKYSFIRDAYLQSRRFDITGERVEDDF, via the coding sequence ATGAGCTACCTGTTCACCGGGTGGAGCGGAGTCTATGCCAACGAGCTCACTGATCCCGACCCCTGGGAGCCTATGAACCGGAAGATTTTCCAGTTCAATGAAGGGATGGACCGCTATCTGCTTAAACCCGTAGCCGAAGGTTATGTGTCTACGGTACCTGAGCCGCTTAGGGGGCTGGTTTCCAGCTTCTATGGCACCAGTTTTGCCCCCGCCGATGGTGTCAACCTGATGCTCCAGGGAGAACCGTCCCGTGGCCTGAAGCAACTGGCCCGTTTCCTCATCAACTGCACTTTAGGGATGGTGTGCCTGGTGGATGTGGCAGACTCCTTTGGGATCGAAGCTGACTCCACCAGCCTGGGAACTACCCTGGGTAAGTGGGGGGTAGGCGATGGGCCCTACCTGATGGTGCCCCTGTTGGGGCCACATACCTTACGGGATGCGGCGGCCATCTATCCGTCAAACCGGATGTGGCCCGTCACCTACGTCGAGGGGTGGGAGCGACGGGCTGTGCTTCAGACGGGTCTTGCGGTCGAAAAAAGAGCATCGCTCCTCAAGGCGGAGGAGCTGATTATCGGCGATAAGTACAGCTTTATCCGGGACGCCTACCTGCAGAGCCGGCGCTTCGACATAACCGGCGAAAGGGTGGAGGACGACTTTTAG
- a CDS encoding PilZ domain-containing protein, whose translation MAMSDRQYSEKRDFMRMQIDSTAQVIRSSGESLSVRCSNLSSSGVLLESPQALPAGEQLIITIPSERPEFPDFCAEARVVRSSEVVDDLCRIALSIERIK comes from the coding sequence ATGGCTATGTCGGATAGGCAGTACAGTGAAAAAAGGGATTTTATGCGCATGCAGATCGATTCCACCGCCCAGGTCATTCGATCGAGCGGCGAGAGCCTGTCGGTGCGTTGCAGTAACTTGAGCAGCTCCGGGGTTCTGCTGGAGTCCCCACAGGCATTACCAGCCGGTGAACAGCTGATTATAACCATTCCATCCGAGAGACCCGAGTTTCCTGACTTCTGCGCAGAGGCCCGGGTAGTCCGTAGCAGCGAGGTGGTTGATGATCTTTGCCGTATCGCGCTGTCGATCGAACGCATTAAGTAG
- a CDS encoding SpoIIE family protein phosphatase, translating to MAPAGKSLLVIDDEAPVRESVAAYLEDSGFTIFQAENGFSGLELIKKEQPDVVICDLRMPRMDGLSVLRSIRDIAPHTPVIVVSGAGVMSDVVEALRLGASDYLIKPIVDLEVLEHSVMRALQQLQLERDNQSYRENLETAIKSLQASLAELQEDQRAGRQVQQKLLPESPQTVADFRFEYHICPSLYLSGDFVDLIPLNDHSFGFYLADVSGHGASSAFVTILLKHMTFRLRREYRDRGASQPVYPSEILAYLNRGLLNTDLGKHVTMFGGVIDTRRNTLTYSVGGHFPLPVMVSGDKAEFLEGGGFPVGIFDHAEYDDHQISLPDTFSLVAFSDGILDLLPQKRLSDKESQLLSVIQKSKDVESIKAAFGLDTLTESPDDIAVLVLSRNH from the coding sequence ATGGCTCCTGCAGGTAAAAGTCTGCTGGTAATTGATGATGAGGCCCCCGTACGAGAAAGTGTGGCGGCCTATCTCGAAGACAGCGGTTTCACTATCTTTCAGGCGGAAAATGGATTTTCCGGTCTGGAGCTGATCAAGAAAGAGCAGCCGGATGTGGTGATCTGCGATCTCAGGATGCCGCGCATGGACGGCCTCTCTGTTCTTCGCTCAATCCGGGATATTGCCCCCCACACCCCGGTGATTGTGGTTTCCGGGGCGGGGGTGATGAGCGATGTTGTTGAGGCCTTACGCCTGGGTGCCAGTGACTACCTGATCAAGCCTATTGTCGATCTCGAAGTGCTTGAGCATTCGGTGATGAGGGCCTTGCAGCAGCTCCAGCTGGAGCGGGATAACCAGTCTTACCGGGAAAACCTTGAAACAGCGATCAAGAGCCTGCAGGCCAGCCTGGCAGAGCTGCAGGAAGACCAGCGTGCCGGTCGGCAGGTGCAGCAGAAGCTGTTGCCGGAGTCTCCCCAGACCGTTGCAGACTTTCGTTTCGAATACCACATCTGCCCCTCGCTCTACCTCAGTGGGGATTTCGTCGATCTCATCCCCCTTAATGACCACAGTTTCGGGTTTTATCTCGCCGATGTGTCAGGGCATGGCGCCTCTTCGGCCTTTGTCACCATTCTGCTCAAGCACATGACTTTCCGGTTGCGGCGGGAATATCGCGATCGGGGTGCCAGCCAGCCGGTCTATCCGTCGGAGATTCTTGCTTACCTGAACCGCGGGTTGCTCAACACGGATCTGGGCAAGCACGTCACCATGTTTGGCGGGGTTATCGATACCCGGCGCAATACCCTCACTTATTCGGTTGGTGGGCACTTTCCGCTGCCGGTCATGGTCAGTGGTGACAAGGCGGAGTTTCTCGAGGGTGGTGGATTTCCGGTCGGAATTTTTGACCATGCCGAGTATGATGATCATCAGATCAGTCTTCCCGACACCTTCAGCCTGGTCGCTTTTTCCGATGGTATTTTGGATCTTTTGCCCCAAAAAAGACTCTCAGATAAGGAATCGCAGCTGCTCTCTGTGATCCAAAAGAGTAAGGATGTAGAGTCTATTAAGGCGGCCTTCGGGTTGGATACGTTGACGGAATCGCCCGATGATATTGCGGTATTGGTGTTAAGCAGGAACCACTAA
- the tal gene encoding transaldolase: MPQLSQLDQLRELTTVVADTGDIEAIKRYQPVDATTNPSLLLKAAQMEQYGPLLRSAKQWAASQEGSDAEILGYCVDKFAVEIGREILQVIPGRISTEVDARLSFNTRATVERAQRLIDLYQQADIPAERVLIKIASTWEGVRAAEQLERSGINCNLTLLFGFGQAQACADAGVHLISPFVGRILDWHKANSGRDSYPAHEDPGVLSVARIFNYYKAQGYKTVVMGASFRNIDEIRHLAGCDRLTISPALLDELGASSDPLPRKLFADNPVNDDPRQSPTEQDFRWTLNEDAMATEKLAEGIRNFAADQNKLEAMLKAMG, translated from the coding sequence ATGCCGCAACTCAGCCAACTCGACCAGCTTAGGGAACTGACCACCGTCGTCGCCGACACCGGCGATATCGAAGCCATTAAGCGCTACCAGCCGGTGGATGCGACCACCAACCCCTCGTTACTGCTTAAAGCCGCACAGATGGAGCAGTATGGCCCCCTACTGCGCAGTGCCAAGCAGTGGGCCGCCAGCCAGGAGGGCAGTGACGCTGAGATTCTCGGTTACTGCGTGGACAAGTTCGCGGTTGAGATTGGACGCGAAATCCTGCAGGTCATCCCCGGTCGCATCTCCACCGAGGTGGATGCACGACTCTCCTTCAATACCCGGGCCACCGTCGAGCGTGCCCAGCGGCTGATCGACCTCTACCAACAGGCCGACATACCCGCCGAACGGGTTTTGATTAAAATTGCATCGACCTGGGAAGGGGTGCGGGCCGCCGAACAGCTGGAGCGTTCGGGGATCAATTGCAACCTCACCCTGCTGTTCGGCTTCGGACAGGCCCAGGCCTGCGCCGATGCCGGCGTACACCTCATATCTCCCTTCGTCGGCCGCATTCTCGACTGGCACAAGGCCAATAGCGGGCGGGACAGCTACCCCGCCCATGAGGACCCCGGCGTACTGTCGGTCGCTCGAATTTTTAATTACTACAAGGCTCAGGGTTACAAGACCGTAGTCATGGGGGCCAGCTTCCGCAATATCGACGAAATCCGCCACCTCGCCGGTTGTGATCGTCTCACCATCAGCCCTGCCCTGCTCGACGAGCTGGGCGCCTCCAGCGACCCCCTTCCCCGCAAGCTCTTTGCCGACAACCCGGTCAACGATGATCCAAGGCAGAGCCCAACGGAGCAGGATTTCCGCTGGACCCTCAACGAGGATGCGATGGCGACTGAGAAACTGGCGGAGGGAATCCGTAACTTTGCCGCCGACCAGAACAAGCTCGAAGCCATGCTGAAGGCGATGGGGTAA
- the hrpA gene encoding ATP-dependent RNA helicase HrpA encodes MNRTAAELQRMVDGAMLADRHPLRRQLHQCRREKRALPDSWHRRLERSLALAGARQTSLPTPRFDLSLPVSQRWEEIAEAIRDHQVVVVAGETGSGKTTQLPKICLALGRGVHGLIGHTQPRRIAARSVAGRIAEELGSELGGAVGYQVRFNDQVSDGSHIKLMTDGILLAEIQNDRYLNRYDTLIIDEAHERSLNIDFLLGYLSTLLPKRPDLKLIITSATIDVERFSRHFNRAPIIEVSGRTFPVETRYRPLIDGGEGDQDLDLQQGISAVLEEIEREERSQGSAPGDVLVFLSGEREIRDTAKSLRHLELRHTEVVPLYARLSVAEQARIFQPHKGRRVILATNVAETSLTVPGIVYVIDSGYARISRYSYRSKVQRLPIEAISQASANQRKGRCGRVRSGVCYRLYDEEDFLARPEFTDPEILRTNLASVILQMLKLGLGDIEAFPFVDPPDSRFIKDGFNLLLELGAVTPQRRITELGRQLSQLPVDPRIARMIVEAARQQSLNEVLVIAAALSVQDPRERPADKQQLADQLHREYRHEESDFLGFLNLWSHYEEQRQTLSQGQLRKYCSRRLLNYQRMREWRDLHRQLLLSVRELGFRLRAGDEPASYRAVHMALLAGLLSHVGMRTEESDYLGARNRRFHLFPGSALFKKRPKWVLCAELVETSRLYGRTNAALEPEWLEPLAGHLLKRNYFEPHWQKKRGQVMGFEQVLLYGLVIVPRRRIDYSKVDPVVAREIFIRSALVEGLFSTRAGFFDHNRGLLQEIDQLEAKSRRRDILVDEETLFAFYEERIPAEICDAVSFERWRKALERDHPQALYLTREYLMQHDAAQVTEAQYPDFIELDGMKLPLAYHFAPGEEDDGVTLEVPVGLLPRLPRFRLEWLVPGMLREKITALIRALPKQLRKNFVPVPDYVDALMASLVVDDKPLTEAMAERLAKMSGVRLSPEDWDGVALDRHHRFNIRVHDEETVLGQGRDLLDLQQRFGQRAQESISQSEEGGIERDGLKRWDFGDLPREIARQQAGVTLKAWPALVDEGDSVAIRVAPNEALAQSQSWQGVRRLLMLALARQVKEGQRYLACFDQSALQGVTLVSKKELQEDLWLAAIGHCFLTDTPPPRNEHDFNHLLQKRGELLEVAQQYDQLLAEAFKRSHQVQKQLKGKISLDLALSLADIKQQLQRLIYPGFLCQTPWEWVQQYPRYLDAMLYRLDKMGASLNRDRASTEELASLWDQFEQRREQYEARHLLVPELVDYRWMLEEYRVSLFAQPLKTLHPVSAKRLRKLWLELPQP; translated from the coding sequence GTGAATAGAACAGCGGCAGAGCTGCAACGGATGGTCGATGGGGCGATGCTGGCGGATCGCCACCCCTTGCGACGCCAATTGCACCAGTGCCGGCGTGAGAAGCGGGCGCTGCCCGATAGCTGGCATCGGCGCCTCGAACGTTCGCTGGCGTTGGCGGGTGCGCGCCAGACGAGCCTGCCAACCCCCCGTTTTGACCTCTCGTTACCGGTTAGCCAGCGCTGGGAGGAGATCGCCGAGGCTATTCGTGACCATCAGGTCGTGGTGGTGGCCGGAGAAACCGGGTCGGGCAAAACCACCCAGTTACCCAAAATCTGCCTGGCGTTGGGGCGCGGGGTACATGGCCTCATCGGGCATACCCAGCCCCGCCGCATCGCCGCGCGCTCGGTGGCCGGTCGAATCGCTGAGGAGCTGGGTTCGGAGTTGGGAGGGGCGGTGGGCTATCAGGTGCGGTTTAACGACCAGGTCAGCGACGGTAGCCACATCAAGCTGATGACGGACGGGATCCTGTTGGCGGAGATCCAGAACGACCGCTACCTCAACCGCTACGATACGCTGATTATCGATGAGGCCCATGAACGCAGCCTCAATATCGACTTTTTGTTGGGCTACCTGAGCACGCTGCTGCCCAAGCGTCCGGACCTGAAGTTGATTATTACCTCGGCCACCATCGACGTCGAGCGTTTCTCCCGCCACTTCAACCGGGCACCGATCATTGAGGTTTCGGGCCGGACCTTCCCGGTTGAAACCCGTTACCGTCCCCTCATCGATGGCGGAGAGGGGGACCAGGATCTGGACCTGCAGCAGGGCATCAGCGCGGTATTGGAAGAGATTGAGCGCGAGGAGCGAAGCCAGGGTTCCGCTCCCGGTGATGTGCTGGTGTTTCTCAGTGGTGAACGCGAGATCCGCGACACGGCAAAGTCACTGCGTCACCTTGAGCTACGTCATACCGAGGTGGTCCCTCTTTACGCGCGCCTGAGTGTGGCCGAGCAGGCGCGGATTTTTCAGCCTCACAAGGGGAGGCGAGTCATTCTCGCCACCAACGTGGCGGAAACCTCGCTGACGGTGCCGGGTATCGTCTATGTGATCGATTCGGGCTACGCCCGTATCAGTCGCTACAGTTATCGCTCCAAGGTGCAGCGCCTGCCGATCGAGGCGATCTCCCAGGCCAGCGCCAACCAGCGCAAAGGGCGTTGCGGGCGTGTCCGTTCGGGGGTCTGTTATCGCCTCTACGACGAGGAGGATTTTCTGGCCCGCCCGGAGTTCACTGATCCGGAGATTCTCAGGACCAACCTGGCGTCGGTGATCCTGCAGATGTTGAAACTGGGGCTGGGGGATATTGAGGCTTTCCCCTTCGTCGATCCACCCGATAGCCGCTTTATCAAGGATGGTTTTAACCTCCTGCTGGAGTTGGGAGCGGTGACGCCTCAACGGCGCATCACCGAGCTGGGCAGACAGCTGAGCCAATTGCCTGTGGATCCGCGCATTGCACGCATGATTGTGGAGGCAGCGCGTCAGCAATCGTTGAACGAGGTGTTGGTGATCGCCGCGGCCCTCAGTGTGCAGGATCCCCGCGAGCGCCCCGCTGATAAGCAGCAGCTAGCCGATCAGCTGCACCGCGAATATCGGCACGAGGAGTCGGACTTCCTCGGTTTCCTTAATTTGTGGAGCCATTATGAGGAGCAGCGCCAGACCCTGAGCCAGGGGCAGTTGCGCAAATACTGCAGCCGTCGGCTATTGAACTACCAGCGTATGCGGGAGTGGCGGGATCTTCACCGTCAGCTGCTGCTCTCTGTTCGGGAGCTGGGCTTTAGGCTCAGGGCCGGGGATGAGCCGGCCAGCTACCGAGCGGTTCATATGGCCCTGTTGGCGGGGCTTCTCAGCCATGTGGGGATGCGCACCGAAGAATCCGATTATTTGGGGGCTCGCAACCGAAGGTTTCATCTGTTTCCGGGCTCTGCGCTGTTTAAAAAACGCCCCAAGTGGGTGCTCTGCGCGGAGCTGGTTGAAACCTCTCGCCTCTATGGGCGTACCAATGCCGCCTTGGAGCCGGAGTGGCTGGAGCCTTTGGCCGGTCACCTGCTTAAACGCAACTACTTTGAGCCCCATTGGCAGAAAAAACGTGGGCAGGTGATGGGCTTTGAGCAGGTGTTGCTCTATGGCCTTGTGATTGTTCCTCGCCGCCGAATCGATTACAGCAAGGTGGATCCGGTGGTGGCGCGTGAGATCTTTATACGAAGCGCCCTGGTGGAGGGGTTGTTCAGTACCCGCGCCGGTTTTTTTGACCATAATCGGGGCTTGCTGCAGGAGATCGACCAGCTGGAGGCCAAGTCGCGCCGCCGGGACATTCTGGTGGACGAGGAAACGCTGTTCGCCTTCTATGAGGAGCGCATCCCCGCCGAAATCTGCGATGCGGTGAGTTTTGAGCGCTGGCGCAAGGCGCTGGAGCGCGACCACCCACAGGCGCTCTACCTTACCCGGGAGTACCTGATGCAGCACGATGCGGCTCAGGTGACCGAAGCCCAGTACCCCGACTTTATTGAGCTGGATGGGATGAAGCTGCCGCTCGCCTACCACTTTGCGCCGGGCGAGGAAGATGATGGTGTTACCCTTGAGGTGCCGGTGGGACTGTTGCCGAGGCTGCCCCGTTTCCGCCTGGAATGGTTGGTTCCGGGGATGCTGCGGGAGAAGATTACCGCCCTGATTCGAGCGCTGCCCAAGCAGCTGCGGAAGAATTTTGTGCCGGTACCCGACTACGTGGATGCACTGATGGCTTCGCTTGTGGTCGACGATAAACCCTTGACCGAGGCGATGGCAGAACGGCTGGCCAAAATGAGCGGGGTTCGGCTATCGCCTGAGGACTGGGACGGGGTGGCGCTCGATCGACACCACCGGTTTAATATTCGGGTTCACGATGAGGAGACTGTGTTGGGGCAGGGGCGTGACCTGCTCGATCTGCAGCAACGTTTTGGGCAGCGGGCCCAGGAAAGCATCAGCCAAAGCGAGGAGGGGGGGATCGAGCGCGATGGCCTCAAACGCTGGGACTTTGGCGACCTGCCAAGGGAGATCGCCCGCCAGCAGGCAGGCGTCACCCTTAAGGCCTGGCCCGCGCTGGTCGATGAGGGTGACAGTGTCGCTATCCGGGTTGCCCCCAATGAGGCGCTGGCGCAGTCGCAGTCCTGGCAAGGGGTGCGCCGGCTTTTGATGCTGGCACTGGCGAGGCAGGTCAAGGAGGGTCAGCGTTACCTCGCCTGCTTCGACCAGAGCGCCCTGCAAGGGGTCACCCTGGTATCCAAGAAGGAGCTGCAGGAGGATCTCTGGCTGGCAGCCATCGGTCACTGTTTTCTCACTGATACCCCGCCTCCCCGAAATGAGCATGACTTTAACCACCTGCTGCAAAAGCGTGGGGAGCTGCTGGAGGTGGCCCAGCAGTACGATCAACTGCTGGCTGAGGCTTTTAAGCGCAGCCATCAGGTGCAAAAGCAGCTGAAGGGGAAGATTTCACTGGACCTCGCGCTCTCCCTGGCGGATATCAAGCAGCAGTTGCAGCGCCTCATTTACCCTGGCTTTTTGTGCCAGACTCCTTGGGAGTGGGTCCAGCAGTACCCCCGCTATCTGGATGCGATGCTCTACCGGCTCGACAAAATGGGGGCGTCGCTCAATCGGGATCGCGCCAGTACCGAAGAGCTGGCGAGCCTATGGGACCAGTTTGAACAGCGTAGGGAGCAGTACGAGGCCCGGCATCTACTGGTGCCGGAGCTGGTCGACTATCGCTGGATGTTGGAGGAATATCGGGTGTCACTTTTTGCCCAGCCCCTCAAAACACTCCATCCGGTGTCGGCCAAACGGCTCCGCAAACTCTGGCTGGAGTTGCCGCAGCCCTGA
- a CDS encoding beta-ketoacyl-ACP synthase III, with translation MTEVVISGTGLYTPSASISNEELVESFNAYVKRFNEQHRLEIEAGEREPMAESSAPFIEKASGIRSRYVMDKSGILDIDRMTPFLPERSNEELSVQAEMAVAAAHEALRRAGRTAAEVDAVICAASNMQRAYPAMAIEIQNALGAGGYAYDMNVACSSATFGLQAAVDALRGGSANVVLMVNPEICSGHLNFADRDSHFIFGDVATAVVVERKDTAVSDHQFEVLGCKLQTQFSNNIRNNFGFLNRADERGVGARDKLFVQNGRKVFKDVCPMVAQQITDHIDELGVSVEELKRLWLHQANINMNSLVARKVLGRDPAPEEAPIILDEYANTSSAGSIIAFHKYQDDIESGATGVICSFGAGYSIGSVVVRKI, from the coding sequence TTGACAGAGGTAGTAATCAGCGGTACCGGCTTGTATACGCCGTCAGCGTCGATCAGCAACGAAGAGCTGGTTGAATCCTTCAACGCATACGTCAAACGCTTTAACGAGCAGCATCGCCTCGAAATCGAAGCGGGCGAGCGGGAGCCTATGGCCGAGTCCAGTGCGCCTTTCATTGAGAAAGCCTCGGGAATTCGCAGCCGCTATGTGATGGATAAATCCGGCATACTGGATATTGATCGCATGACTCCTTTCCTCCCTGAGCGTTCCAACGAGGAGCTTTCGGTACAGGCCGAAATGGCGGTTGCTGCAGCCCACGAGGCCCTCCGGCGAGCGGGCCGCACCGCCGCTGAGGTTGATGCGGTGATTTGTGCCGCCTCCAATATGCAGCGCGCCTATCCTGCGATGGCGATCGAAATCCAGAATGCACTGGGTGCTGGCGGGTATGCCTATGACATGAATGTCGCCTGCTCTTCAGCCACCTTTGGCCTGCAGGCTGCGGTGGATGCACTACGAGGTGGCTCTGCTAACGTGGTGCTGATGGTCAACCCTGAGATCTGCTCGGGTCATCTCAACTTTGCGGATCGAGACAGCCATTTCATCTTCGGGGATGTGGCAACCGCCGTGGTGGTTGAGCGCAAGGATACGGCGGTTTCGGATCACCAGTTTGAGGTGTTGGGGTGTAAGCTCCAAACCCAGTTCTCCAACAATATTCGTAACAACTTCGGTTTTCTAAACCGCGCCGATGAGCGCGGTGTCGGTGCACGGGACAAGCTGTTTGTGCAGAATGGGCGCAAGGTTTTCAAGGATGTGTGCCCGATGGTGGCGCAGCAGATCACTGACCATATTGATGAGTTGGGCGTTTCAGTAGAGGAGCTTAAGCGCCTCTGGTTGCATCAGGCCAATATCAATATGAATAGCCTGGTCGCGCGCAAAGTGCTTGGTCGTGACCCTGCTCCCGAAGAGGCGCCCATTATTTTGGATGAATACGCCAACACCAGCTCGGCGGGATCGATCATCGCATTCCACAAATACCAGGATGATATCGAGTCGGGTGCTACCGGGGTGATCTGCTCCTTTGGTGCAGGCTACTCGATTGGCAGTGTGGTGGTACGAAAAATCTAG